A window of the Ipomoea triloba cultivar NCNSP0323 chromosome 14, ASM357664v1 genome harbors these coding sequences:
- the LOC116004094 gene encoding mitogen-activated protein kinase kinase kinase 17-like — MAKKSWIRERCIGKGSFATVSLARNVGDGDGDGGVFAVKSVDVASCSASQVEALENEIRVLRRISSPYVVKYLGDDSTMEAAAAAYRNLHLEYLPGGTVAELAQRRGSGGVDEAVVRSYARCVVEALRCIHAKGIVHCDVKGQNVLVGPAAGLAKLADFGSAVEIGSGGRRDMAPRGSPLWMAPEVIRGEYQGPESDVWSLGCTVIEMITGNWPWEDRGGAADTLCRIGYSDELPRFPTQSSELCRDFLSKCLQRDLNKRWSSDQLLRHPFVSVFPPPDSAATAFPSPRSVLDWFNSDSDSDTEDSGETVNFSAKQRIGKLASGISSDWEGTDGGWLVVREGTSSGYPNLMRTEGESSSSEYSDSTGISVAELTSTSGSKECLNSEIQGDNYCQQTSSHRSRVLHRAARGDDDIHVYICSKIILLMTLLITIYYTCSTNCILPCFYHIYKKSLFRTQQLHTIFNFRFCRLLSNLFFILVQISVPTAYMTL, encoded by the exons ATGGCGAAGAAGAGTTGGATTCGGGAAAGATGCATCGGAAAAGGATCGTTCGCGACGGTGAGCTTGGCGAGGAACGTCGGCGACGGCGACGGCGACGGCGGTGTTTTTGCGGTGAAATCGGTCGACGTGGCTTCCTGCTCGGCGTCGCAGGTGGAGGCTTTGGAGAACGAAATTAGGGTTCTCCGGCGGATTTCTTCGCCGTACGTGGTGAAGTATCTCGGCGACGATTCGACGatggaggcggcggcggcggcgtacAGGAATTTGCACTTGGAGTACTTGCCAGGTGGCACCGTCGCTGAGCTGGCGCAACGGCGGGGAAGTGGTGGCGTGGACGAAGCGGTTGTGAGGAGCTACGCTCGGTGCGTGGTTGAAGCTCTGAGGTGCATTCACGCGAAGGGAATTGTGCATTGTGACGTCAAAGGCCAGAACGTCTTGGTGGGCCCCGCCGCCGGGCTTGCCAAGCTGGCGGATTTCGGTTCCGCGGTGGAGATCGGAAGTGGTGGACGGCGGGATATGGCGCCACGTGGCAGTCCACTGTGGATGGCGCCGGAGGTCATCCGCGGCGAGTATCAGGGGCCGGAATCCGACGTCTGGTCCCTCGGCTGCACCGTCATCGAGATGATCACCGGAAATTGGCCGTGGGAGGACCGCGGCGGCGCCGCCGATACTCTCTGCCGAATCGGTTACTCCGACGAGTTGCCTCGGTTCCCAACTCAGTCCTCGGAATTATGCCGCGATTTCCTCTCCAAATGCCTTCAACGAGATTTGAACAAGCGATGGAGCTCCGATCAGCTGCTACGCCACCCATTCGTTTCCGTGTTCCCTCCGCCGGATTCCGCCGCCACCGCCTTCCCCTCTCCCCGCTCCGTCCTCGACTGGTTCAACTCGGACTCCGATTCCGACACCGAGGATTCCGGAGAAACCGTTAACTTCTCAGCGAAGCAGAGGATCGGGAAATTAGCTTCGGGAATAAGTTCGGATTGGGAGGGGACAGATGGCGGCTGGTTGGTGGTTCGGGAAGGGACAAGCTCGGGATATCCAAATTTGATGAGGACAGAAGGGGAAAGCAGCAGTTCGGAATATTCTGATTCCACCGGGATCTCCGTTGCAGAGCTAACGAGTACAAGTGGGAGCAAAGAATGTTTAAATTCCGAAATTCAAGGAGACAATTACTGCCAGCAAACCTCATCTCACCGTTCACGGGTGCTCCACAGAGCGGCGCGCGGTGATGATGATATCCACGTGTACATATGTTCGAAGATTATTTTGTTAATGACATTGTTAATTACCATTTATTACACATGTTCTACTAATTGTATTCTCCCCTGTTTTTATCACATCTATAAGAAGTCATTATTTCGTACACAACAACTGCATACAATTTTTAACTTTAGATTTTGCCGTCTTTTATCCAATCTCTTTTTTATATTGGTCCAA ATATCAGTACCAACAGCATACATGACACTATAG